From the genome of Vicinamibacteria bacterium, one region includes:
- a CDS encoding zinc-dependent metalloprotease encodes MRRLLMLANCVVLSTAWIPTAASAAGQEGLERVEGFISFTWDSASDRILLELPELGEDVLYYVSTAHGLGSVELGIDRGINEQMVVRFERAGPRVHVVQQNLEYRALGGPPDLERNVRESFATSVLAALPVESEEMGSVVVDGTPLFMRDATDIRGLLRDRDQGSFRLDRERSAFYMERTRAFPLNTEIEVTLTFESDEPGSLVRGVTPDGRSLTLRVHHSFLRAPTGYRPRNADSRIGVSSLSFKDYAAPFDRDPDVRWIRRWRLEKKNPSADTSDPVKPIVYYLDPAIPEPTRSAMREGVLWWNHAFEAAGFSNAVEVRDPPPGLDPMDVRYAFILWVNRDERGFSSGGGVTDPRTGEILGATTRMDSHRIRTISHYWQAYQMTDTGDDNCALWMPPVAHFLAPQAQGQPTLEEMTLARQAVLSAHEIGHTLGFGHNWNSSINDRASVMEYPTPRVRVSADGSLDLREAYHTDVGAYDRFMARYAYTELEPEEEEASLEAIIDEMRAEGILYTPSTDPRWSWYDDLSSPTDYLRETMAARDVMLQYFGPGILRAGEPIGELRDMRLWMTYLHHRWAIEHALDFIGGMYHNRVLKGDDLSAIPPTEIVPAALQRELLSLVMKVIQPSSLLIPERILRVLTPSPYGSLEDLSSDYAFDQLQAARILSAMVLEQMLQPDRAARLVAFADRQNDALTFPELLDDIVENTWESPRDTELRHRSLRRVAERVALDAMMMLGAHADATPEVRAVVLHRLERLGQAMSERHDDDPVTEAHLRLAERDIARYIEDPASMASRLAAPTWGSRPRSRYPLPPGPPLGSGFVP; translated from the coding sequence ATGCGAAGGCTATTGATGCTCGCAAACTGTGTCGTCCTCTCGACGGCCTGGATTCCGACAGCGGCGAGCGCCGCAGGACAGGAAGGGCTCGAGCGCGTTGAGGGATTTATTTCCTTCACCTGGGACTCCGCTTCCGACCGCATTCTCCTCGAGCTGCCCGAGCTCGGTGAAGACGTTCTCTACTACGTCTCGACCGCTCATGGATTGGGCTCGGTCGAGCTCGGCATCGACCGGGGCATCAACGAGCAAATGGTCGTACGCTTCGAGCGAGCGGGGCCGCGCGTCCACGTCGTACAGCAGAACCTGGAGTACCGCGCCCTGGGTGGCCCCCCCGATCTCGAGCGCAACGTGCGCGAGTCGTTCGCGACCTCGGTGCTCGCCGCGCTTCCGGTAGAGTCCGAGGAGATGGGGAGCGTCGTCGTCGACGGAACGCCGCTCTTTATGAGAGATGCCACGGACATCCGGGGTCTCCTTCGCGATCGCGACCAGGGGAGCTTCCGCCTCGATCGAGAACGCAGCGCCTTCTACATGGAGCGAACCCGGGCTTTCCCGCTCAACACCGAGATCGAAGTAACGCTGACTTTCGAGTCCGACGAACCGGGATCTCTGGTGCGAGGCGTCACGCCCGATGGCCGCTCGCTCACGCTGCGCGTCCACCACTCGTTCCTCCGAGCGCCTACAGGCTACCGACCGAGAAACGCCGATTCTCGCATCGGCGTATCGAGCCTGAGCTTCAAGGACTACGCCGCACCTTTCGACCGCGATCCCGACGTCCGATGGATTCGTCGCTGGCGGTTGGAGAAGAAGAACCCTTCGGCCGACACGAGCGATCCGGTGAAGCCCATCGTCTATTACCTCGACCCGGCCATTCCCGAACCGACCCGGAGCGCGATGCGTGAAGGCGTTCTCTGGTGGAATCACGCATTCGAGGCGGCGGGCTTCTCCAACGCGGTGGAGGTGAGGGACCCGCCCCCGGGGCTGGATCCGATGGACGTCCGTTACGCATTCATTCTCTGGGTGAACCGGGACGAGCGCGGTTTCTCGAGCGGAGGCGGCGTCACCGATCCGCGAACCGGTGAAATTCTTGGCGCCACGACCCGAATGGACTCGCACCGTATCCGGACCATAAGCCACTACTGGCAGGCGTACCAGATGACGGACACCGGCGACGACAACTGCGCTCTGTGGATGCCTCCGGTTGCGCACTTTCTGGCGCCGCAAGCCCAGGGACAGCCGACTCTCGAGGAGATGACGTTGGCCCGTCAAGCCGTGCTCTCGGCTCACGAGATCGGACACACGCTCGGCTTCGGGCACAACTGGAACTCGAGCATCAACGATCGCGCCTCGGTCATGGAATATCCCACCCCGCGGGTGCGCGTGAGCGCCGATGGCTCCCTCGATCTCCGCGAGGCCTACCATACCGATGTTGGGGCCTACGACCGATTCATGGCCCGCTACGCCTACACCGAGCTCGAGCCCGAGGAAGAAGAAGCGAGTCTCGAAGCCATCATCGATGAGATGCGGGCAGAGGGTATTCTCTACACGCCGTCGACGGATCCGCGCTGGAGCTGGTACGACGACCTCTCGTCACCGACCGACTACCTTCGGGAGACGATGGCCGCCCGCGATGTCATGCTCCAGTATTTCGGCCCCGGAATCTTGCGTGCTGGAGAGCCAATCGGAGAGCTGCGCGACATGAGGCTTTGGATGACCTATCTGCACCACCGATGGGCCATCGAGCACGCCCTCGACTTCATCGGCGGCATGTACCACAACCGGGTCCTCAAAGGAGACGATCTCTCGGCGATTCCACCCACCGAGATCGTACCCGCCGCGCTTCAGCGAGAACTGCTTTCTCTCGTCATGAAGGTCATTCAGCCTTCGAGCCTTTTGATCCCCGAGCGAATCCTGCGAGTTCTCACCCCGAGCCCCTACGGCTCCCTCGAGGATCTGTCCTCTGATTACGCTTTCGACCAGCTGCAAGCTGCCCGCATCCTCTCGGCGATGGTGCTGGAGCAGATGCTCCAGCCCGACCGTGCCGCTCGTCTCGTCGCCTTCGCGGACCGGCAGAACGACGCCCTGACGTTTCCCGAGCTGTTGGACGACATCGTAGAGAACACCTGGGAATCTCCCCGCGACACTGAGCTCCGCCACCGTTCCCTTCGGCGAGTCGCGGAACGGGTAGCACTCGACGCCATGATGATGCTGGGCGCACACGCCGACGCCACGCCCGAAGTGAGAGC